DNA sequence from the Strigops habroptila isolate Jane chromosome 4, bStrHab1.2.pri, whole genome shotgun sequence genome:
aaagaaatacttcctaatgtccagtctggacctcccctgctgcagctttgaCACATTCAGCTTGTCTAGGTTTTATTTACACCCACAGTCATGTATTTATCAGAAGGATGAGCTTGATTTCAGCTACCAGTGTGGTATGGAAGTGTGCAGCATCCCAAGTGGGGTTGTTAATGGTGACaagcagaaaggcagcaaaCTGGTGGAAGCTTTTCCTTGACGTTTGATCAATAAAGTTGgcaaaatgatttaaaaatactatgtaacaaaataaacaaaagcacttCCCATCTCCAAATACAACACAAAAGCGGCTTGGGGGTGGAGGTGGTCAGAATTAGCAGACATCACAccagggaaagcaaagcaccTCCCATACAGAGAAGGGAGGCTatcactgaaaaacaagaacTCCATAAGGGGAAGCTGCAGGTAGAATCAAGAACTTGTGTTGCTAGAGTTTTTGTAGTTAAGGTTAGAAAGTAATATGTGATAGCTCCAACTCTGATGGAAAGCCTCATATCGTAGCTCTGTAACTTTCTGTTTTAATGGTTGACTAGCTGATGCtttgtgaaatacattttcttctgctttctctccagctctgtgAAATGGTCGATAAAAACTCATTTTgttgaagcaaaacaaattaaactttATCAAGGGAAGGTGCTGGCGGGTACACTTAGGAGAGGGCAACTAAAGTCCATGATGGGGCTGGCATAgattgggggggtgggggggcagaAAAAGGgacttaaaaaggaaaacaacctCAGTGGGAACAGAAACCCAAAAAAGGTTATCGAAGGCTGCATGTTTGATCTTGCAACCCTTAAATCAATAGAAGCTTTATCAAACCTGCCATAAGCATGGCAAAGCAACCGTAGGACACAAAATAACAGCTCCCCAAACCACTCAGTTCAACTTTTGTTATGTTAAAGAGCAGAGGAGCATGCAGACTTTTCTGATGGACCCCTCTTCCCTCGGAAGAGATTCTTCAATTAATCTTGCCATGTGCAAACACCAGTTAACTGCTGCGGTCCACCAACTCCCTGGCAACTTGCACAGCCCCACTTACAACACTTCCCCCTTATCCTTGCTGCCTGTGTATCTCTTCTCACCTCATCCTTGCCCAGCAGCACCTTTGTGGTCAGTGAGGGCCTGCCCACGTTGTCACCGACTGTGTTGGGGTCCACATAAACGATTGTGCCCATCTTGCCATACTGTGTGACTACCACAAGGATGGAGTTGGAGAATGCTGTGCACACCACCTCCGTGGGGACCCCGTGTACCACCTCCTCTCGCTGCTTGGACGTCACGATGGGATTCGCTTCCATCGCTGCTGAAAACGAACAACAAagcaataataacaataaaataacattaaaaacacagaCCATGCGTTATAAAAAGCCCCAATCCTTAGCTTCATTTGAAATACCCAGGGTTAAGTCAATTTCAGAGCACAAAGGCATCTggaagtgtgtgtttgtgcaggaACAGCGATCAGCACCCCACATCCCTGATGGGGAAGGGACATTGAACTGCCCCGCAGCAGCCACCCGCACTCCCCCCGCACAACGAGCTAATCATGGCTTAACAGCGATCGCACCTACGGAGCCGTGCCCTCCCCTCCCTCGCAGCCTCCCGGCCGCTGGCACCGAGGGAGCGACCCCCGAGCCCTGCTTTCCCCGCCGGGCCGAGGCTGCCGGGAGGCCCTGCCCGTCCCTACCCGCAccgcgccccgccgcgccgccgctcTCCGCCCaggcccgccccgccgcggcggAAGCGGcgcctttcccctccctccgccggccggcggcgcggggcgATGGCGCAGGGTGATGGCGATGGCGGTGGTGCGGAGCGGCCGCTGCGCTTCCCTCCCGTCCCCTCAGCGCCGCGCCGCCATTACCCGCCGCCATTACCCCCCTCTTCTCCTCAGGGACCTCGGCGGGGCTGAGCCCTTTCTCCCGGCCTCATTTTGatatttgtttcaatttttcaccccctttttttcctctcccagcctCTGGGTGGTGTTGGGTCACACTTAAAGCCCCCGAGCGTGCTTTCCCATCAAAATAAGGGTGGTTTGGGGCCATGGCAGCAGCCGTGTCCTCGGTTCTGTCCTCCCCTCGTCACAGACCTCATGCCTCGTTGGTGATGGGACAAGCGGCACGTCTGGCACCAAAACCCTTCACACATGGTCCAGCTGCTTCACGAGCGATGTGTGGGGCTTGAGGGCACGATGGCAGCTGCCCCGTGGTGCTGTGATGGGAGATAATAAGGACCTCCATGTGAAGAGTGCAAACCTAGATGTCCATGTCCCATCAGCAGTATGTGCAAACATCACTGTTAATTACATACAGGTAATCCCGGGctatgttttctctttaaaataccaATATTCATGAATAGTAATTCTGAGCACTTTCATACAAAGCTCTGGAAATTGGGATTTCTCAGAGGTTTGCAGCCTTCCCGACTTAACGCAATTGCTGTGTCTAAAATATGCTCCAGACCTTGTTTTCTGTGTCTTATCTCTCCTTAGCGTTATTCCCACCACACACAAACTatccctgctgtggctgcagcaatAGCGACCTGACTCGTGAATGGTCCAGGTAACATCTCTTAAGGCTCTCATGAATGCTTGTTTCGCATTAAAAGTTGTAACAAAACTTGACTACAGGAAGAGCATGTAAACTTTGTGCTGAGAATCCTTTAAGGCACCGTTAGAGAGCAGCAGAGGTCCATGGAAAAGCGTTTAATTCACCAGGTTATACTTGTGGTTAATTCAGAGGCTTGATACCTTTTCGGCACTCCTTGCAATCTGGCAAATAGTCTGTTTTCCAGACTGTAAGAAAACAAcgttcctctttcttccttacCACAATCACTCGAGGCTTTGCCTGTTCCATGGAGATAATGGCAGCTCTTGTCACTAAAGCCTCCTGACTCATAAAGAAGTTtattcctgctctgctttctctggagAATTGTTTTACTTCAGGGAACACACAGGACCAGATTCTTCCTGGCATCCGTGCCAGCCTCCATCTTACTTTTTACATGACAGAGTCCGCTCTAGTTCAGATTTATATGGAAACACTGTACTTTGCTGTTTTGTATTAGTTTGGGTCAAAAGAGTTACCTTTAACAGTTTCAATCGTTTGGATGCCTCATTTTGGCATGGAGCTGAGGTGGGATGCTGCAAACTCGAGAAGCAAATGGTAGGAGGTAACTGAGCACCTAATCATCAGTGAAAGTAAATAcgttaaaaagaaagagaactaAGGAGAAGGCTCCTATTGTCTGTGTGACCGAGGCAGGGGATGGATTTGGAAATACACACCATGGCAGATAATGAGACCTCTCCTGAGGGGTCCCTATCTGCCTGCCACCTCCTTCCCAGCATTTGCTGGCTGGGAAGAACACGTATGTGTACTTACTCTCCCATTATGTATAGCAATTTTCCTCCAAAAATCCCTAATCACATTGCAAACATTACTACAAACTCTCCTTAGACATAACAGTATTAATATACTTCATTTTACGATCCGAGGGAAATGAAGAATCGAGACAGGCAGCAGTTCAGAGACATCCAGTCCTCGGCTGGAGGTTCTGCAGGATTTCAGGATCCCTtctttgctgctgaagaaacatAAGTCATGCATGTCACTCTCTCCATTACCAGAGAAAATCAATGACTCTGCAGCCCATACTTTGATAACAAAAACTACCCATAGTATTGCAGCTTTAtacctttattattattcatttgAGCAGTTTCTTACTACTCTAAACTGCTTaagtgcctctgtgtgtgtagaCTGGAAGGAGGCTGCTTTTTGTCAtaaactttgcatttttttctgaactggtTTTATAAGAGCAAATGTGTAAGATCCACAGAGCATCCGACATGTTTCCCACTTCTTTTGAAAACTAGACACACAGTGTTTGAGGACATCCATTAATAATCCTCGCTCTTGGGAGCACCTAGCTATCAAAGTGCCGGGTTGGTTTATTAGTTTACAGGTTATTACTTCTCTAGTTTAGATTTCTCTCTTGTATCTTTTATGATGCAGAATATAGACTGTGAGCTGGAACCTCAGGTGCAGCTGGGCTCAGGGCTGCACAGccaaggagagaggaaaggaattAGTTTGCTCCCTGATGCAGGAGCTGCTTGGGAATTATTCTGACCCTTGTTACAAATTGGGTACGTGAAGCAGAGCAGCCTTTAAGTGCGTTCTTCTGGCCAGACAATATCAGGGTGCTCCTCTTCCCCTTATTGCTGTCACTGCAAGGTCAGGGGGATGCAGGTGGTGTGGGGTTGTGTGTGTACTCTCTCCATGGGGTCATTGTGTCAAAGGAGTAGGAGGGATGGGAGAAATCCACCTCCTGGTGTTTTCAAGCAGTTTCCACTGCATTTAAATAGAGCCTGGCAGAGGCAGTGTTcaaaaaatactgctgaattGAGGGCTTTAGGGAAGGGGTAGAGGAGCACATCTGGGGCTGTTCTCAGAGACTGGCTTTAGCCCCAGAAGTCCCTGGCTGACTCTCTGCAGTTAGTGGAGAGAGGCTTTGTCACTGCTTGGTGCGAAGTGGAAGGACAGCTTTGAACCCAGGTATCCACAGTCAGGAGTTAAGCCTGCTGTGGCTAAAGTTTATCTCCTGGTTTCTAGATCTCAGCCTGATGGAGGTATGGGCCTGCCAGACATCACCAAACCCAAGTGCTTCTGCACACAGGCAGAAACGGGACGTCATGTTTGCAGGGAAGCCTGAGGTTAAAGTGTGAGCAGTTGAGGAGTTCAGACGTGTTCAGGAGTAGGTAAGAGCTGAACAGCATTCTCAGAGTTAAAGCTCTCAGGCTCTCGTTTTATGTGATCGTACCTTGAAGGAAGATGAGGGGATTCTGGCTCTTTTGTACATTGGTCCCTTTTCTGTGCTCCCTAAAAGAATGAGTAGTATCATTTCTTATTCTGAGAGACAAATCTAAGAGGTTTGCTTTGTTCTTAAGTTGTCTACGTGGCTCTTATTGTATGGGACATCTCTTACTTCATCTGTTCCATGAGTAAGAGTAAGGCTGATCGATTAGGCATTGCAGAACTACTCTAAGCTATTTAGTTGTTGATTAaacatttccccccttcccctaCAGTATAgaattcagctggaaaaaacacagtcttttaagaaaaaataaacatcatgCTCAGAAACCAGATTGTTCCCTTTCTGTGTGAGCTGCATATCTGAAATGGATGGATGTCTTTGCAGGCTGGGGACTATCAGgtcatgctgttttcttctttcaggtcatgtttgttttcttgcatttgcAACTTAGTAAGGAAACATTAATG
Encoded proteins:
- the PSMG3 gene encoding proteasome assembly chaperone 3 isoform X1 yields the protein MAAGNGGAALRGREGSAAAAPHHRHRHHPAPSPRAAGRRREGKGAASAAAGRAWAESGGAAGRGAAMEANPIVTSKQREEVVHGVPTEVVCTAFSNSILVVVTQYGKMGTIVYVDPNTVGDNVGRPSLTTKVLLGKDEPLVHVCAKNLVAFVSQEAGNKPVLLAMALKDKTMEGIQALREVIRSCQVW
- the PSMG3 gene encoding proteasome assembly chaperone 3 isoform X2; translation: MWGADRCSCTNTHFQMPLCSEIDLTLAMEANPIVTSKQREEVVHGVPTEVVCTAFSNSILVVVTQYGKMGTIVYVDPNTVGDNVGRPSLTTKVLLGKDEPLVHVCAKNLVAFVSQEAGNKPVLLAMALKDKTMEGIQALREVIRSCQVW
- the PSMG3 gene encoding proteasome assembly chaperone 3 isoform X3; the protein is MAAAMEANPIVTSKQREEVVHGVPTEVVCTAFSNSILVVVTQYGKMGTIVYVDPNTVGDNVGRPSLTTKVLLGKDEPLVHVCAKNLVAFVSQEAGNKPVLLAMALKDKTMEGIQALREVIRSCQVW
- the PSMG3 gene encoding proteasome assembly chaperone 3 isoform X4 — its product is MEANPIVTSKQREEVVHGVPTEVVCTAFSNSILVVVTQYGKMGTIVYVDPNTVGDNVGRPSLTTKVLLGKDEPLVHVCAKNLVAFVSQEAGNKPVLLAMALKDKTMEGIQALREVIRSCQVW